The DNA window CTTACCTGGTTGTGTTCTCGTGgagcttttattatttatttttgtgtctaGTTCCTGCAGTCAGAACAAGTCAAATTCTGTTCTATTCTTTCCTATCTTTTACTTATTAAGTTGTGATTAAATTAGTATCTCATTACTGCTATAAGTCATAATACTGGCTGTCCTATTGTAAGGGTAAATCTTTTATGATGTTTGTTTTAGGATGTCTTTACCTTAGCTATTCTGGTTTCTTGGAACAgaacattatttctttttcccttAATGTGATATTTCCTGCAAAGCTGAGCTACAAACTACATTTTCTATGTTCGGAGTAGTCTGCAGCATGGTCTCTGAATTCTAATTTTGCCAATTAGGTTTCTGAGTTTTAGAGTTTACGTTCACTGTGGTGCTTTCATGCATGTCCATTAGAACCAATTTAACAGTGTCATGCCACTTAAAAGTTTATAGATGATGCTTTTGCCATCCATGTTAacagtttgattttgatttgtcctgtgtttcttaattgttttcaaGACATGCTGTTaaccctccttttctttttgatattGTCTTTCTTTGTAAATAATCTGTTTTTCTCTGAAATAGATATGATCAAGAAAACATCGATGCCTTTTTAAATTTGTGACTCCACTCAACTGCTAGATGCTAATCCCCCATATTTGCCATTAAGATTCTTGATATGCTCGGGCTGAAAGTTTATTCAATAAGAAGAGTCTCGGCTACATGCAAATTTATGAAACTTCCTCTGAGCCATCATTTCAGCATGCTTCCTTGATTTTATGACTGGGTTGATTGTTAAATAAAACCTTACCATCCCAAATGTACTAATGGCTGCACATGGGAATTTGCCATTTGTAGGGCTGATAACAATTGGACAAAATTGGACTGGAAGCACTTGATTGCTGTCCATGAGAAGTTGGAGCCTTGAAGGGCTATGTAAATAAAGGAAATTAAATGTTTGTGGCCTTCTCTAAATTAACTATAGATATCATTCAGTTTTTCCAAGTCTATCATTTTTTAGGATATCCCCGTTTCCTCGTAAGCATCTCCTTGTGAAATCGATCAATGTTTAAACATCCATTCATGCATTGAggctcatttaattttttggctTTCCTTATTGTCcttgaaaatagatttattaGTACATGATAGTTATTACTGCTTTGTAGGatgtaatatttttgttaaaatcttTATGAAACCATTACTTTAGTTTCTTATGAAGATTGAATAAGGTTTCTAAGCTAGCATTTGGTTTACCATCTCGGGAATAAAGAGATGGAGACATTGGTGTATTTctgttttgaaagtaaaaaaattcattttaaaattgtcccgagacaaatttattttgtctttGTCTCTTCAACGAAGCAAGTTTCTGTCTCTTTTGTAGTTGTCCCTCCTGTCCTGGGATATTTATCAAATGCAACCTAATCAAcatccttttttgtttctttctgttTAGTTATCTCTACACAACATAAAGATTTTATGGTTACAATAGTTTGCCCGCAAAACCACAACTAAATAatgtggaaaaaagaaaatgattggcaaataccaaaaaataaaattttgaaaagatagaattaaaTAAGACAACCGTTCAGTTACGCATCTAAAGCAAGAGAAGGCAATAAACTTAAAACTAAATTGTTGTAAGGCTCAAGATGAAGTCTTGTAGAAGAAATTGTGCGCTTAACTCCATTAAATGAACACTCAAATATTTGTACAATGAATTAGATTTCATGTGATAGTGTCATTGTAtagttattgatttatttataaaattgttacTGAGAATTTCTAAAACTAATGCATTAGTGATGTTAGTGATCTAAATTTTCCTGATAATGGATAAGTGCTCCTACTAATTGTTTCACTAACTTCCATGAACACATCAGTAATCTCTTTCATTTATTAGTGTTTCCTCCTTGTCTTCCGTATTTAATCTCTTAAATAAGTTGGTGACTGATGCTGGGAGCTATTATTCACAGAGACAGAATTTTTGGGTCAGGAGGGGGGGTTCTCAAACAGTGATTTCTATACATAATTACCTTTATTCATGAATGTATGGGGCAATTGGTGGGGGTTCATCTCTTGAAGACATTTTGAGATATTCCCCCCAAactctttaatttaataatacttttCTCAAGAAAGTTTTCATTAGAAAGGGGAGGGGGTAGATTGGTAATCAAGTCATTTCATTCAAGTGCATCAATATCTGAACTTTTATGAGTGTTTATCAGAGCAGTATAAACGCTGGCTGGCCACCCTGCTTAACAGTCTCAACAGTGAGTGTTTGCAATTGTAAGTGTACATGTATAATAATTTCTAATGGAGATTCTATCTAATCACCTCAAAAAGAGGAGCAACTGACTTTCCAGATAGTGTTGTTTGTGAATGTAATATCGAACCTTAGGCTGCACAATGGGTTGGTGGTCCCAGTCATCAAAATACCGATGTAATCTGGGACTTCATCCATTGGATGTTCCTTAGGGCTGAAAATGGTCTGCTTCTGAAGTTCTTAGTGACTTACATGGTATATATTACAGCTGTGATGTCATGTTCATGCAACACAATTGTATAGCATGCTCGGAAATGTGAGTATCAATTTCTTGTTCATGCCAACTTTGTGCAACATGATTTAATTCTTCGCAGCTTTCTTCTTGTTCTCttctgttattttattttatttgttccatagaaaaagaaatgcatgTTCTCATGTTCATCACCTTTCGCAGGTGGGAGTTGGAAAATGGATCCTCCCCGGTTTTGAGCAAGGTGGCTGCTATCTTTTTACCTTGAGAGTTGATGCTACAGAGTCCTCTTAGAAAGGGAGCATTCACCTATCATCTGCACTACAAGGCCTTCTCTGCCTCCCCACCCTTGATTTCATACTTCTGGTTTCACAGGTGATTAAAAAGGTGAAACAAAATGCTGGAACTGATAAGTTCTCAGCAAATATGTGGATGCTGCTGTTACTGGCATTTTGACTTTGTAGTTCACTGAATCTCGAGGATGAAGTCTTGTACGCTAATTCCTTTAGTCAATTTAACTAGGGTTTTCTGTAAGCTTACTACTTGTATGCATGACTGGATGAACTTTTTGTAACTTGTATATACAAAGTTCAAATTGTATAAGCTTGTATAGAAAATCTCAGTGCATCAAAGATAgccaatcattttattttcaatatcttAGATTGCATTTCTTCTTGAAATTAGGAGTTTGATTGAGTGATGATTGGTGGCTAAGATATTTCATCATGTTACGTGCTTGGTTGGCATGCCCCAGACGCGTGACAACTTCCCTCAGGCGAAGAGTGTACTGTTGTTCTGGGGTGATGAATTGGTTGAAAATCGCACTGGCACAGCTGCATGGGGTAGGTTCATATGTGCACATCTGTCACCATGCGGTAGGTTTATTAGGTTAATCAGAAAGCTGGCAAGTATCCCATCTCATAGGTGGACACAGACACTACAAATATGGTTGGTGAGAAACCTCTCAAAATTCCAATAATTGTAACACTACCTGCCTCCAGTTTTAAGTTGTTCTTGGGCGGGTTAAATCTTCTTTAAGGAATAAAAGTTTTAAACAAGTAGAAGAGCATGACCATGCAGTTATAAGCATGTTTAGGATGCAATTTCTTTGATGATGTTCAGCTCTTGCCACTTGGTATCCCCATCACTAAAACATTGCTATTCGATGGTAACAGGTACCATTGGCGAAGCAACTAACTTTGCCATCACAGAAGTGCACACTGCCGAAGACACTTCCCCTGAAATTGGTGTAACATTCAGTTTTCTTTATGTACATTTATGCAATCTTGAGGTGAGTTCATAGTAGTGCCAATCGATGCTTAACATAACAAATCCCCTTAATCACACATTTCGTAAAGGGCATCAAGCTTGGGAGGTTATTGTTCCATTTTTTTCCAAAGCCCACTGTCTTGCTCGTTCCATCTTTCGTTTACGCCATTCATCTAAAGCTGAGTCAATATTTAACATGTTAGTAGGATCATCAGCATGATAGTATAATCAACAACACACCTccttaagaacataaagttCTGAAAGCGTAAATGTTTTGAGGCACCATATAAACAAATGCATTAACTTTCGATAGCCACATAAATTATGAATCCAGAGACATAAATAGTGTCCAAGACGTAAAATTACAGAACGCAACTAATCATTTTGAATGAATGCGTTTAGGGAGAGGCAATCTTAATGTATTTAACATGTCAATTGACCAACCATAACCAATGATACTGGGatagtttgatattttttagccAGAAAGTTTATTGTTTATTCGATGCAGCAAAGTAACCATTACCATCTCACAGATATAAAGCTTTTCTGTATGGACCACTAAAAATGGCTGCACAAAACACAGCTGAAAGATAGAAAATACAGGAAGCAATTACCTTTCAAACTGGAAGCATTATTAAGCGAACGGAAATCCTGTAACCTTTTAGAAAGATCAGCGGCAGCAGTCTGCTTGATATCTTTCTGTTGGACTGTTTCAGGTCCTGCATGTACTTCTTGCTCAATTTCTTTCACCTGCAAACACGGAAGGAACCAACTTCTATAAATAACTTGTTCCAATCCATGAGTTCGCACAATTTCCTTCCTCATTCTTGTTTTGATACAAGGTAAcatgtaagagagagagagagagggattcCATTTTTTATGGGAAATAAGTGCATGCCAAATTTCAGGCACATAATCTAATAGTCAAAACGGAAGTGAGAAAACAAAAGCACAGGCAAAGCTTCATTTCCAGAAAGTTTTTCATGTTGTTCTGTGGGATTTTAATCAAGCATATAACAAGCATGTTAAGATTTAAAGCAAACACCATACTCTTTTTATAAGCTTCCAAGGTTGCGTGGCAAGGCGCATCTCTTCAGACTCCTTGATGTAGCTGAGCTTAACTGCATTTTGAATTGTTAGGCATTAAAACACAGTTAAGAGTTTCCATTGCTCCTGAAATGATTTAGAAACACagtaaagaaataaatagaactCGGTGGCAATCAAGAAATACCACCGTCAAGTTCAGAAAGTGTCATTCAAAAATCAGCAACCTTCAAGAGTCATGCATGGCCTTGACAATACTGATACCAAGCTTAATACCAGATGCTTTTTGATTCATGTTCAAGAACTGTGAATTTAAATTAGTACATCTTTAAGCTGTGTGGACGTGatttaatgttaattaaatGCCTTAAATATAGCAAAGCATTGACAATCACCAAACTAGCACTGAAGGGTTTGTTTCCAATCTTAAAACAACATACAACTAAAAAATGTTGAAAGCATGCTGCCATAGTCTTGTTTAAATTGCAATTCAGACTCTAGTCATTTACATTACAGAAGTCTCAggcaaaaaagataaaaaaaattgtgaagaaaattgttttagattcataAGAACTAGAAGAAGACAAGAAAAGTTATAGATCTAGAAGAAGCCAGGAACGAGTGATAAAATGTGGTAGAAAGATTTAGGTTAATTTTACATTATTAAGTCTAGAGATCATGATTTTCTGAAACATTCTGCACATGCACCACTGTCTGATTGAAATAAGGTCACCAATATAggtacaattaaaagaatattttgttgattagtTCCAAGTGATAGCCAATACAGAAATAGGATATAATGGCAAAATTACTGGAAACATTCAGATCTCTGGGATTGTGGGGAGAAAACCTTTaagttacaaaaataaattattgagatACAATAGTTCTGATCCTTCAAgataaaaaagagggaaaagaaacataaaagagaCCTAGAGTGAGTTGGATGATCGAAAACAACATTTCAAGAGGTGGGACTTAAAGTCAGTTTCAATTTTTCCAATATCCATGTCCTATTGGAgtaaaatattgtatttgacAATGAAACTACATGCAGTGGTTTTTCTTGAGTTCAAACCAGCTATAACATCCACATAGCATTACAGAAAGAGAGTAATCATGGTGTTGTTTTGTGATGACGCAcctcttcagtttttttttttattattattattgttttttacatataaacaATAAAGTTTCCCTGTTACAGGGCTTCCTGGGGGTCAGTTAACTGAAGAAATATGAAGCACAAGCAGTATCTGAGAGGTGAAAAAGGGTGAAATTTCAGATAATAGCAGTCTATGTAACTCTGCAACAATTCATCTATCACACTTCCCCCTCTCAGAATGGTGAAAAGTTGACAACTAACATACATACACCATCAACCGAAGCAAATCCAATTAAATACAACACAACGCCATAGTAGAGTCTGATTGATCAAAATACTATTATTACCTCATAATGCACTTAGACAACATCCTTAGGGTCAAGTCTCATCTAAAATGAGCAACTGCACGTTACACCCTTTTATCCAATACAGACtccaaaaattagaaaaaatcctGAGGGCCAATTCTCCACTAAAATGAGCATTGAACTGCTTGTAACACCCTCTTATCTAAAACAGATTCGAAAAATTGTCTTTATGATAATTATCCTTAGACAGATTAAGCTAAAAGGAATCTAACCAAAAAGAGGAAGCAAAATTACTCGAGGCAATAAATCCCATTCCTAGTAAGGTGCAATCTTTTGAAAAGTGTTGGAACCCTAGGGTGCATTTAAATGGGAAGGTTTTACCCTACATCCAAACTTCTTCATATCTAAGGCTTTTAAAGGAGCAGACCGGTTCTGGCTATGACTCATACATATGCACGAGGCTCAAATGTTAGTCTGAAGTGTCGCTTCAACTTGATGTCAAGAGCAGATATCAAGCTTCACTCGCAAGGTGCAAATTGAGATATTAATAGAACAAGTCTTCATAAACATCAAAGGATGAGTCCTGTCCCAGTGAAACAAGAGGGGATAAAACattcttatacttgaaagatttCCCATTCATTTGGAAAGTCCTTGATCATAAAATCCCAGACTCCACCCATGCTCTTAACAAGCAACAGAGAAGCGATACAAACAAATGACTCTTTTTATTTGGgctaaaaatcacaaaaccaacaaaatagAGCAAAGTGATAAAATCCGCCTAGCCGataactttttattcaattcaaacatATACCCATTATTATTCCAAaggtttattaaaattttaagagagagagagatgcatGCCTGAATTGGAGTGGTCAGGTGAGAGCTTGCTGTTGCGggaagagggagaagagagaaagcCCTGAAGCAAGAAAAGGGCTGTGATTGTATTCAGCAACGTCATGAATATTGTAGCGTTCTTGAAGGAAAGTCTCACTCTCCATGACTGCAGTGtctccattttcttcttcttcttctagacaatcttcttgttttgttttgagtgaTGAGAATGATCGATAGCTGATGTTCCTGTTTTTAATAAAGGAAAGAAGCAGggcttcttctttcctttttcttcttgttcggACAAGACAGGACATCTAACCTCAACGGAAATGTTGCTCCTCTTTGGGACCCACTTTGAACTCTATTACTAATAACCATCCCTCCgattaaaaacatttcaattaagcccctctATTACTAATTGTATCAGCCtgacccttttctttttcttcctttttttaattatttacaagtttatcattactttttatttaataactaaaaatctttcaaattaaatattaaaaatttaatctagaataaaaaacctaaatattaaaatttattatccaACAAAAAAACCCTAGTCATCTTCTTCCATCCACCTTCTTACCCTAAATACCAAACCTAACCATCACCGTCGTTTCCCTTTGATCCCTTCAAATCCACCGTCTCCAACCATAAACACACAATCCAGCCGAGCCGAACTCACCTAAAGCCGGTTTATGGCTAGAATTTTTAGCATGCCAGAGAGGAGCGAAGAGTCCTAAACGGAGAACCGCGGCATTTCGAATAAAAAATGccataagatatatatatatatatatatatatatatatatatatatatatgaaaaactaaaaaatgacaTAAGATATAGATTAcaagaaacagagaaaagatttataatattaaactacAAAAAGGAAGAATCTGAACAGATTACAATACATCAAAGAGTACGAAGTGGGCGAAACTAGCAGCTTTATCTTGCACTGTAACATTATCCTTATTTTATCATAACTCACAAATCTCATTGGGTAAAAATAAGACAGAAAACCCAAAATGAAATGCAATGCTAGAAGTCAGAGCTTATAATTCTTAGGAATTTCCCGTTTCAGTgccatcaaattaaaattaacttgaaaaaaaacaaacattgctTGCAACTGCATAGCACAAACTCGAACCTATCACCAGTATATTGAGTATTTATATGTTttgcttggaattgatttatcACCACTAAAATGACAGATATTaggagtaaatttttttaaaatcttgattgcTGATTGCTGATTGAAAACCTTAGGCAattcagtatattaaaattgaatgcgaggtgaaattctttttcaaaaaccaaCAATTCAGTGCTCCAAATCCAATTTCATCCAATTATAAGACATAACAAATACAatgcaatcaattttttttattactaaatgaTGGAGATATCTCATATATGTGTTGAGTGATAGTAAATTTagtgaaaagtagttttttagaaattactttttaaatttttttatatttatttatcattaaaaaagttggccaatgaaaaataatttctaatcaaagaaaaatttggtttgattccaagaaagtattttccttttattttgggcggaaaatatttttttagaaattatacaaatttttaaaatatcatgttattcgctgattatattaaatttggtcctcaaacttttaattgctatatattttgttttgaatctttttttttctcaatctcactctttagaatttgatttaatttgatttttatatcaactttagttcttatttttataatttttatttgcttttctcttatatttttttaattgaaattttttatctattaaatttggttctcattcttttttttgttatttattttattttaaataatttatgatattgaaataatttttttatttcatcatctttcaactttttttatctgttatatttgatctccattatttttatttttatttattttatttaagataatttatgaaattagtttttttttttcaatttcattctcattcaactttttaatttgtaagatttatttctcattattttaataaacttgaaaaaaaaatcaataagttattttccaactcattttctatAATATAGCTAAATagtaaaaagtgttttccaacttattttctatgacactaccattaattaaaaaataattcactttctatgaatttatttttcaagaaaactatttttcaaagaGAAATCACTTTTTAAACTTCCATGTGTttgtttgcttttaaaaaaattgatcaataaaaaatactattcaattaaagaaaaatttggattGGTTTCCTGGAAAGTGTTTTACTTTTAGTTTGGGctgaaaacactttccagaagttgtgagaaatttagaaatatcatattatttgctgattatatcaaatttggtcaaacttttgattgctatatattaacttttgattgctatatatcaatttcatcatttagaatttgatttttatattaactttggtccttattttttatgattgttgtttgcttttctcttatcattttttattaaaaaattttatctattaaatttggtccccaatcttttgattgctacttattttatttgaaataatttatgaaattgtaattattattattttaatttcatcatcttttaattttttttatttattagatttaatctctattattttgattattatttattttatttgagataatttatgaaattatatttttttttcaatttcattctcattcaaccttttaatttgtaagattttcctcattattttaataaacttgaaaaaaataaaacacttttcaattaaagaaaaaattggtttggtttatcaagaaaatgttttccttttaaagctgaaaatattttctagaagttgtgaaaaatttagaaatatcatattatttgctaattatatcaaatttgatcctcaaatttttttgatatatatatatatatatatatatatatatatatatatatatttgaatatttgtttttcaatttcatctttagaatttgatttttatattaactttggttcttatttttataattgttatttgcttttctcttatcattttttaattgaatttttttatctattcaaTTTTGgtactcattcttttgatttctatttattttatttgaaataatttatgaaattgtaattattattattttaatttcatcatgtttaaatttttttatctgttagatttaatctctattattttaattattatttattttttttgagataatttatgaaattatatatatattttttaaatttcattctcattcaactttttaatttgtaagatttttttttattattttaataaacttgaaaaaaataaaatattaataaattatttgtcaacttattttctatgacataactaaacactagaaagtgttttacaacttgtttttattgtcactaccaaatattagaaaataaatcac is part of the Populus alba chromosome 10, ASM523922v2, whole genome shotgun sequence genome and encodes:
- the LOC118048783 gene encoding uncharacterized protein; this encodes METLQSWRVRLSFKNATIFMTLLNTITALFLLQGFLSSPSSRNSKLSPDHSNSVKLSYIKESEEMRLATQPWKLIKRVKEIEQEVHAGPETVQQKDIKQTAAADLSKRLQDFRSLNNASSLKALDEWRKRKMERARQWALEKNGTITSQA